In Chanodichthys erythropterus isolate Z2021 chromosome 11, ASM2448905v1, whole genome shotgun sequence, a single window of DNA contains:
- the nmbb gene encoding neuromedin Bb → MSSLSGASFCHCGFLTYLVLFSFYISITSSVSLDLTELRNKVAKIKVNPRGNLWATGHFMGKKSVVDSERLPSEEDSTMKAIEAALSRQQVEPEDLYQEMLKIALQTHLDSQEIRPKVPVTAILMKILKSYIQDNKK, encoded by the exons ATGTCCAGTTTAAGTGGAGCCAGTTTTTGTCACTGTGGATTCCTCACGTACCTTGTGCTGTTCTCTTTTTACATTTCAATTACGTCCTCAGTGAGCCTTGACTTGACTGAACTAAGAAACAAAGTTGCAAAGATCAAAGTTAACCCGAGAGGAAATTTATGGGCAACAG GTCATTTTATGGGGAAGAAAAGTGTCGTGGACAGCGAACGCTTGCCGAGCGAGGAGGACTCCACGATGAAAGCCATCGAGGCTGCACTGAGTCGCCAGCAGGTCGAGCCCGAGGACCTCTACCAGGAGATGCTGAAGATCGCGCTTCAAACACACCTCGACTCGCAGGAGATCCGCCCTAAAGTTCCG GTGACTGCAATATTAATGAAGATATTAAAAAGCTACATCCAAGACAATAAAAAATGA